A stretch of DNA from Melioribacteraceae bacterium 4301-Me:
CACCTACAAGCATACCGCCAATAGCTATCGGTCTAACATAATCTTTCCACACTTGAACAATGGTTGCCGACATATCCATACCGTTTATTGGTGTGTCACCAAATTTAAAGTAAGCAATGATTGGTGCTAAAAGTCCCCATGCCAATACACCACCGCTGAAATTTAATGCCGCCAACCGTGGTCCAATTATATATCCAACACCCATGTATGCAGGGCTAACGTCAGGTGAACGAAATAGTATACTTCCTTTGGTTAAGGAAATTAATTTATCAGCAGAAGTAGCAAACAATTTGAATTGGCCTAGTGCTTGAATTAGTGCACCAACTCCCATAGCACCAAATAAAAATTTTGAACCTGTACCTCCTCGTTGGCCAGCTTTATGGATTTCTGCTGCTGCCACAGACTCAGGGAAAGGCAGTTCAACATCTTCAACCATAACTCTTCTAAGCAAAGCAACGAACATAATTCCTAAGACGCCACCAGCGAACATTATTGCAGCGGAAATCATATAATTGCCAGGACTAAAGAATGGATTCCATATACCAGCTATAAAAAAAGCAGGAATAGTAAATATAGCTCCTGCTGCTATCGATTCTCCAATTGAACCAACTGTACGAGCAAAATTTTCTTCCAATACACTACCTTTAAATAATTTGATTATAGCCATACCAATTACTGCGGCGGGATATGTTGCAGCAATTGTCATCCCAGCTTTTAATCCTAAATATGCATTTGCTGCACCTAAAATAACTGCTAAAATAAGACCGATAATTAATGCGCGTATGGTAAATTCTGCCATGTTGGTTTCAGATGAAACGAAAGGGACAAATTTCTGTTGTTCGGCCATATGTTTCTCCTTTTAGGTGTGAGAAAGTTAAATTAAGAACTATTTAATAATCGTTTGTGTAATATATGAAGCTATTATTAGCTGAGCAAATATTAAACTCCCTGAAATTATTACTAAGGGAGAAATTGTCATTGTTCATAAAAGTCTATTTTGTATACTTTATTTATTGGCAACAACAGTATTTCAATTATGCTTCGTTTACCAAAAATCTAATTTTCGCATTCCCAAGTGACAAATTGCAAAATCGTATTTTACAGGGTCTTTAGCATCAATTTTTTTTAGATTGTCCGTAATTTCCTCTGCCATTTCCCACGATACTACCTTCTTTTTTGTCAGCTTTAATTTTTTACAAATCTTAGCTACGTGGGTATCAACAGGAATTACAAGTTTGGACTTAGGAATTTCATGCCATAAGCCAAAATCCAATTCATCTTTTCTAACCATCCACCGCAAAAAAAGATTCATTCTTTTGCAAGCACTGCCTTTAAATGGGTCGGGGAACATAAATTTTAATCCAACGCTGAGTTCATTTTCTTTTGAAATTATCTTTAAGAAGTTTTGCGAAAAAAAAGAAATTGTTTCTTTCAAATTTTTTCCTTTTTCAAAATAATATAGAAGGAAAAAGTACTTTAACGAACCATAGCTATTATAAATTTTATTAAGTGTAGAAAATAAAATCAAAATATCTTTAGAAGTGTAAAATCGATGTTTTAACCCATTAAATGGATTATTATTCTTTTTCTCATGAAAATTCATAACAAACTTATAAGGCTCATAATTCATTATGGAATGAATTTTTTCAAGTGTGTTAATTATTTGTTTTACGTTTCCGTAAGCAAACACTGAAGATATTATCCCAGAGATTTCAATATCATGATAATTTTTGTATCGATGTAAAAATTCTAACGGGTCAGGTGAAATTTGTGAGAAATCAAAATATTTATAATGGTAGTCTAATTTTTGCTTGAGGTTTATAATGTAAGGCTCCCTTTTCAATTCATTTTCACCCAATAAGCGGCAAGTTAAAATTAATTTTGGGTTTACTCAAAGTAAAATTTTTTAATTGTATACACAACGTGTTTAATTTGTTCATCGTTTAACTCTGGATAAATAGGCAATGCTAATGAGTGTTCAGCAGCAAAGTTCGCATTAGGAAATTCCCCATCATTATTCTTTAAGTAAGAAAAACACGCTTGGCGATGAAATGGAACTGGATAATAAATTTCACAACCAATGTCATTCTTCTTCAGATATTCAACGAGCTGATCCCTTTTTTCAACACGAATTATGTATTGGTTGTAGATGTGATAATTTAGGATGGATTCTAAATGGCTATAAACAGCCTTTGGCAAAAGGACTTTATTTTTAGAATCAAATTTGAGAACGCCTACTTTTTCAGAAAGACCGCTTTCAATAAAATAGTTATTGTATTTTATTGCATTTTGCCGACGTTTCTCGGACCATGAGTTAAGATGAGGCAATTTCACCCTTAGCACTGCAGCCTGCAAAGTGTCCAATCTAAAATTACCTCCAACAATTTTATGATAATATTTTGGTTCTGCACCATGATTACGCATTATTTTCATAATATGATATAGCTTTTCATTATTTGTAGTAATTAACCCACCATCACCAAACCCACCTAAATTTTTTGTTGGGAAAAAAGAAAAGCAACCTATATCACCAATAGTACCAACGCATCTCCCATCTTTGTACTGAGCACCAATTGCTTGAGCCGCATCTTCAATCACTGCTAAATTATATTTTGAAGCAAGCTCAACAATTTTTCCCATTTCTGCAGATTGACCATACAAATGGACTGGTATAATTGCTTTAGTCCTTGATGAAATTTTCTCTTCAATCAAATCTGCGCTTATATTAAAAGTTACAGGGTCTATATCGACGAAAACGGGTTTTGCATTCAATCTTGCAACCACACCAGCAGTAGCAAAAAAAGAATAAGTAGGAACAATTACTTCATCGCCTGGCTGAATACCTAAAGCCATCAACGAAAGTAGTAAGGCATCAGTTCCAGATGATACTCCAAGTGCAAATTTTACTTTTAAATATTCTGCAATTTCTTCTTCTAATTTGGTTACATCTGACCCCAAAATGAAATACTGTGAATCAACAACCCGTTGAACAGCATCATCAATTTCTTTTTTTAATGACAAATACTGCGGCTTCAAATCAAGTAATGGTACTTTCATAATTTTACCTGTTGATAAATTAAAGGATTAAGAAGACAAACTATTTTTTATTTATAAATTCCATTTTACAAAATGTTTTGTCATATAAAAACTTGTTATAATAGATATGTTAAATTACTTCAAAAAAATTCTTCTTTGCGTATTTCAAAATTAGTTAATCAACTTATTATTAACCATACACAAAAATTATTTCTGTCATTTGATATAATAACTAACTATTTTTTGCCGAAAAAAATTATTCAGTAAAAATTGGAGATCATTTATGAATTTATCTGGCACATTTCAAAAGTTGAAAACTGATTTTCATTCATCTTTTTGGGTCGCAAACTTTATGGAATTATTTGAAAGACTTGCATATTATGGACAAGCTACAATTCTCAGTATTTTTTTGCGTGACCATTTAAAATTTACTGAAGTGCAGGCTGGGCAGTTATCTTCAATATTTGGAGGATTAATTTATTTGCTACCCATTTTTGCAGGTGCCTTAGCCGATAAGTTCGGTTTTAAAAAAGCATTCTCTTTTGCTTTTTTCGTTTTAGCAGTAGGTTATTTTTTTATTGGCTCAACTGGAATGAAATTATTTTCGGGATTATACTCCAATTTTAACATCTATTGGCTGCTCACAATAATTCTTATTTTAACGGCTATTGGCGGTTCATTTATAAAGCCCAGCGTTTTAGGGACAATAGCGCTTTCGTCAACAAATGAATCAAAATCATTTGGTTATGCAATATATTATTGGCTTGTAAACACAGGTGCTGCTATTGGTCCGCTATTGGCATTTTTAGTAAGGGATTCTATAGGAATCGAATTTGTTTACTTAATCTCTTCAATTAGCTGTGCATTAATGTTTATTTCAACGCTTATTTTTTATAAAGAGCCCCCGGCAAAAATCAATGAAAAAAGAGAAGACATTAAAACTGTAATAAAAAATCTTTTCCTCGTTATAAGAAATTTTCGATTTATGGCATTCTTATTAATCTTTGCACTCTATTGGATTTTGTTCTGGCAGTTTTTCATAATTATACCTTTTTATATATCAGATTATATTTCTCCAAACGCTCCAATTGAAATTATCATATCCACAGGAGCATGGACAATAATTTTATTCCAAATTCCTATTAATCGACTTACAAAAAACATATCTACACAAAAAGCAATTTTAATCGGATTCATTTTAGCTGCATTTGCATGGTTAGTATGGTTTATTGTTTTACCTTTAACTCAAAATACCAATATCAATTTATTTGGAAATAAAATAGCATTAGGAATACCACTTATTATGTTAGGAATATTTTTATTTTCTATTGGTGAACAAACACAAGCTCCACGTTTTTATGAATATGTAGCAGATTTAGCTCCAAAAGGACAGGCTGCTTTATTTCAAGGTTTTTCCTTTTTGCCAATTGCAATAGCATGGGGAATTGGCGGCACTTTTGGAGGATGGTTATACCATACTTTTACAAAAGAATTGCATAAACCCGAATTTATTTTTTTAATAATCTTTGTAATAGGAGTTATCTCAACTCTGCTTATGTGGGTGTACAATAAGTTTATTATCAAATAATTTGTGTTTTTTTCCACTAACGTAATATTTTCATGTTTCTTAAAATAATTTTAGAATCATAAATATTTATTCGATATTGAAAATTTCCAGTTACTTAGTTTATTTCTTAATCCAAGAGTTAGCTGGAAATAATCTTCTGCTGAAAAGCATCTTTTTAGCCCAAATCTCCCCAATGGAAAATTTGACTTTAATACAAATATGAGCAACTAAACAATTCTTTATTGGAGATTGCCTCACTT
This window harbors:
- a CDS encoding DegT/DnrJ/EryC1/StrS family aminotransferase — translated: MKVPLLDLKPQYLSLKKEIDDAVQRVVDSQYFILGSDVTKLEEEIAEYLKVKFALGVSSGTDALLLSLMALGIQPGDEVIVPTYSFFATAGVVARLNAKPVFVDIDPVTFNISADLIEEKISSRTKAIIPVHLYGQSAEMGKIVELASKYNLAVIEDAAQAIGAQYKDGRCVGTIGDIGCFSFFPTKNLGGFGDGGLITTNNEKLYHIMKIMRNHGAEPKYYHKIVGGNFRLDTLQAAVLRVKLPHLNSWSEKRRQNAIKYNNYFIESGLSEKVGVLKFDSKNKVLLPKAVYSHLESILNYHIYNQYIIRVEKRDQLVEYLKKNDIGCEIYYPVPFHRQACFSYLKNNDGEFPNANFAAEHSLALPIYPELNDEQIKHVVYTIKKFYFE
- a CDS encoding MFS transporter; protein product: MNLSGTFQKLKTDFHSSFWVANFMELFERLAYYGQATILSIFLRDHLKFTEVQAGQLSSIFGGLIYLLPIFAGALADKFGFKKAFSFAFFVLAVGYFFIGSTGMKLFSGLYSNFNIYWLLTIILILTAIGGSFIKPSVLGTIALSSTNESKSFGYAIYYWLVNTGAAIGPLLAFLVRDSIGIEFVYLISSISCALMFISTLIFYKEPPAKINEKREDIKTVIKNLFLVIRNFRFMAFLLIFALYWILFWQFFIIIPFYISDYISPNAPIEIIISTGAWTIILFQIPINRLTKNISTQKAILIGFILAAFAWLVWFIVLPLTQNTNINLFGNKIALGIPLIMLGIFLFSIGEQTQAPRFYEYVADLAPKGQAALFQGFSFLPIAIAWGIGGTFGGWLYHTFTKELHKPEFIFLIIFVIGVISTLLMWVYNKFIIK
- a CDS encoding TIGR02757 family protein; translated protein: MKREPYIINLKQKLDYHYKYFDFSQISPDPLEFLHRYKNYHDIEISGIISSVFAYGNVKQIINTLEKIHSIMNYEPYKFVMNFHEKKNNNPFNGLKHRFYTSKDILILFSTLNKIYNSYGSLKYFFLLYYFEKGKNLKETISFFSQNFLKIISKENELSVGLKFMFPDPFKGSACKRMNLFLRWMVRKDELDFGLWHEIPKSKLVIPVDTHVAKICKKLKLTKKKVVSWEMAEEITDNLKKIDAKDPVKYDFAICHLGMRKLDFW